Proteins from a single region of Bactrocera neohumeralis isolate Rockhampton unplaced genomic scaffold, APGP_CSIRO_Bneo_wtdbg2-racon-allhic-juicebox.fasta_v2 cluster10, whole genome shotgun sequence:
- the LOC126765538 gene encoding uncharacterized protein LOC126765538 yields MDLILFTIDNPYFLLESVEVNERDAIDNPHHKYDSLLNPCLDLEKLVYNLKFNKPKNIITKPQTQNVVETRSVQILDIQDHNNQTFVSNVTSAIKYRINAFDAKMTNTSEDKVIVTNYSLIRKGKNVKLIRSENRFSINDSKVSRTHMISKRKIKLNANSVLNLLNDVKCIPSNNFTVNFQVEISKENMYAPVVSSTGKYDGVLYSDCKSNISVINILNKCENNNKLGYFQQKYNSWSNLYTCNCKDYILFSYHSSNINISRILVDSMSYVNLNDLLRRNTSGICTNNIVDFCTRTPLIKDMSSDQFNFLKLWKTKYITGSVPNCRDIGNTIYKSKTKLTIEGNNILYNIQSSEQQILFKFNKAKNYICYAILSNSALCNCIPTKQLHNEAISLKLNSNLNNGAISTIHNSKEKYTAVSV; encoded by the exons atggatttaattttatttactattgaCAATCCGTACTTTCTTTTGGAATCAGTAGAAGTTAACGAAAGGGATGCTATTGACAACCCACATCACAAATACGATTCACTTTTAAATCCATGTTTGGACTTAGAAAAGTTGGTATACAACTTAAAATTCAATAAgccgaaaaatattataacaaagCCGCAGACGCAAAATGTCGTGGAAACCAGAAGCGTGCAAATTTTGGATATCCAAGATCACAACAACCAAACATTTGTATCAAATGTAACTTCTGCTATAAAATATAGAATTAATGCCTTTGATGCTAAGATGACAAATACTAGCGAAGATAAAGTAATAGTAACTAACTACTCACTCATTAGGAAGggtaaaaatgtcaaacttataAGAAGTGAAAATCGCTTTTCTATCAACGACTCTAAAGTTTCTAGAACCCATATGATATCCAAACGGAAGATAAAGCTTAATGCGAATTCAgtattgaatttattaaatgatGTAAAGTGTATTCCAAGCAACAATTTTACGGTTAACTTTCAAGTGGAAATATCCAAGGAAAATATGTATGCACCCGTAGTAAGCTCGACTGGAAAATACGACGGCGTCTTATATAGTGAttgtaaatcaaatattagtgtaataaatatactgaataaatgtgaaaacaataataaactGGGTTACTTTCAACAGAAATATAACTCTTGGTctaatttatatacatgtaaCTGCAAAGATTACATTTTATTCTCATATcattcttcaaatattaatatatccAGAATTTTGGTTGATTCAATGTCTTATGTcaatttaaatgatttattaCGGAGAAATACGTCTGGAATATGTACGAATAATATAGTAGATTTCTGTACCCGTACTCCTCTCATCAAAGATATGAGCTCCGAtcaatttaactttttaaaattgtggaaaactAAATACATAACTGGGTCTGTTCCTAACTGTAGAGATATTGGAAATACTatatacaaaagcaaaacaaaattaactattgaaggcaataatattttatataacatcCAAAGTTCAGAGCAGcaaatacttttcaaatttaataaagccaaaaattatatatgttatGCGATTCTTTCCAATTCAGCTCTTTGTAATTGTATACCCACCAAACAATTACATAACGAAGCAATAAGTCTTAAATTAAACTCAAACTTGAATAATGGTGCAATTTCTACTATCCACAACTCTAAGGAAAAATATACAG CTGTTTCAGTGTAA